A genomic region of Haliotis asinina isolate JCU_RB_2024 chromosome 1, JCU_Hal_asi_v2, whole genome shotgun sequence contains the following coding sequences:
- the LOC137285030 gene encoding oncoprotein-induced transcript 3 protein-like codes for MFHVDGHQTTVHSGFAILQFGCLLPESVVRMDNIFQTAMTMRILSMGVLFLAVASDPCVDHKYIYDDGGRSPKCPYQPEECDRYITENWYQVVNYHGSLEMPTSHVDINSCGANYPGWLNGTLPSVSDDIVDMTVCVSFYNEPCRKQVTIQVKNCTHFYVYFLVKMGGCSERYCFGTDGACPTTTEAPTTTETPTPSSTASAAHTTDKPSCTPSCESSSEMYRTLSIVLGALSIGTVASMLVVMKLYHTSTCVRIKDKA; via the exons ATGTTCCACGTGGATGGACACCAGACAACAGTCCACAGTGGATTCGCCATATTACAATTTGGATGTTTACTACCTGAGTCCGTAGTTAGAATGGACAATATCTTCCAAACAGCTATGACAATGAGAATATTGAGTATGGGCGTCCTGTTCCTCGCTGTAG CATCCGACCCCTGCGTCGACCACAAGTACATCTACGACGACGGGGGCCGCAGTCCTAAATGTCCCTACCAGCCGGAGGAGTGTGACCGCTACATCACGGAGAACTGGTACCAGGTGGTCAACTACCATGGATCTCTGGAGATGCCAACATCCCACGTGGACATCAACAGCTGCGGCGCCAACTACCCAGGCTGGTTGAATG GAACTCTTCCCTCCGTCTCCGACGACATCGTGGACATGACTGTTTGTGTTAGCTTCTACAACGAACCCTGCCGAAAACAAGTTACCATCCAGGTGAAAAACTGTACTCATTTCTATGTGTACTTCCTCGTGAAGATGGGCGGGTGTTCTGAGAGATACTGCTTTG GTACCGATGGTGCATGTCCAACTACAACAGAAGCACCAACTACAACAGAGACACCAACTCCATCATCAACAGCTTCAGCAGCACATACAACTGATAAACCCTCGTGTACACCGTCTTGTG AGTCTTCATCCGAGATGTACCGCACATTGTCAATTGTCCTGGGAGCCTTGTCGATAGGAACAGTTGCTTCGATGCTTGTTGTTATGAAGTTGTACCACA CTTCGACCTGTGTGCGAATAAAGGATAAAGCGTAA